Part of the Nicotiana sylvestris chromosome 2, ASM39365v2, whole genome shotgun sequence genome, CAACAAAATTCAGAGTCTCAGAAAAAAACCCTTTAGCTATCCCAACAAGCACTAGGTAGCAATAGCAATAAGATATAACAGAACAGAAACACAAGAGGTGGCAGAAAAACTAATCAACGGTCTGCATGATATCCTCGGCGGTGAACTTAGTACCCTTATCCTTATCAGCAGCAGCACGACCCTTAGCCTTACGGTCAAGAAGAGACTTACGGTCCTTGTCGAGCCTGAGCTTGGTGACGACAACCTTGGACGGGTGAATACCAACGTTAACGGTAGATCCGTTAACTTTCTCTCTAGTAATGCGCTCAATGTGAATCACCCACTTCTTACGGTAAACTTGAACAACTTTGCCCTCACGGCCCTTGTAGGTCCCGCGAACAACCTGCACCTCGTCGTCCTTCCTCACCGGCATAGACCTGACATTGTACTTGGTTCGCAAATCGGATGACAAAGGTGCGCTCATCAACACGCGACGAACGCTGGAAGGAGCTGTGAAATGAGCCTTCCTGCTCTTGCGGCGGGAGGAGGATACTCTTGGATTGTACTTCATCTTCGCCGATTtctctctctcactctctctGCAAATGTGGCCGGTGGAGACAAAGCGATGTTAGGGTTTTTGTGATCTTATATGGCACAAAGGGGGCTGGGAATTTCTAGGGTATCTATTGGGCCCTTCTATAGTGGGAGGCCGGTTATTTGGGCATGTATTTATGGAACGGTGTTAAGTTAGATACTTGTAAGTTTATGGCCCAACTGAATGATATTGGATTTAACTTGATGTACttgagctttttttttttttttttttttttgggtagaAAAGCCACTCTAAAGCTATTTAGAAGTTAGCTAATGTATCCTGATTTTCGTTTTTCAATTTAATTTTTCGGGATAAATTATCTTGAAACTAAGCTAGTTGATTTGGTTGAAACTTAAAAAAGAGTTTTTAAAGCtgtgttgaaaaataatttttggaagttgacgttgtgtttggacatgcattttatttgaaaaaagttgaatttttgtgagtgaaaGATAATTTTTCACGCAAAACTGCCCTAAACTAATTTTTGGcaacttgaaaaaaaaattatttttttaaaaaaaactgatCATATTCCctaaacaaataatattttcaatttattttttttttggaaaaaagcaACCAAAATCTATGATCAAAAGGGAAATTCTTAGTttaaattttcataataaaataaatattgacTAATTCCTTAATAGCAGCCATAAGAATAGTTGTTCGTGTACTTCCTTTTTTTGACAGAAGCAAAATTTGTAAAACTTTACTGCACTGATTCTGTTCCAAACAAGAGGTGGTCCTCGGTGAATACTAGTTTGCCTGTTTAGTCTTTATGTTTTCCCCTCTCAAATGTGGAAATAAATTTCATAAGCTTTCTCTTTGAGTGGTTGCATTATAAAACTTCATTACTTGTTTAGCTTGGGTTATTTCAATTCTCTAAAATACTTTCACACAGGATGATCTAATTTTAGGGTGAGCATTGAATAGCCTATTTCACTAAAACATACTCCCTCCATCCACTTTTAGTTGtcaagtattttaaaaataaattttcatttttacttaTCATTTTTCTCATATCAATTTTCTGTTTTGCGCATTAATTATTCATtccaaattatttttcaaatccaTTAAGGTTACACaccaattaatatgggtatcatggtaaattatgcactaTATTTCTTATTTCTTAGGGTGTATGATATTTGACATAATTTTCTATATTTTAATACTAGTAGTTTAACTTAATTCTCAAGTGTTCTTGTAATGACCCGGTcagtcgtttcgagagttatagcccctttccccatttcctgcttcttttgtgttcttcagctatattatgatctaccgggttagttggttcaGGTTCGGAGTGATTTCAAAGTGAATTGAGATACATAGTCTCTTataaaagcttaagttggaaaagttgacttatgtgtaaacgacctcagatttgaattttgatggtttcgttagcttcgttaggtgattttggacttagaagcgcatccagaatgtgatttggaggcccatggtagaattaggcttgaattagctaAAGTTAGAATTTTTGCGATTTTGGCCtgcagtgaaaattttgatatcggggtcagaatggaatttcgaaagttggaataggttcgtggtgtcattttgacttgtgtgcaaaatttgaggtcattcggacacagtttgataggtttcgaatcatttgcggaatttgaaagtttagaagttcttagccttgaatccgagtgtaattgtgatgttattttgggtgatTCAAATGTTCGGATAAGTTTGTATGGGGTTATATGACGTattggtgtaagcacgtgatttttgcctcacggacgatcgctccaaaagaaaataaaaatagtgacaaatggtttcgctgtacaatttttcgatctttccgtaacatgtgttgttggtcatttgtgggtctgtccattttgcatctagtcattatcaaacaaaaatacaaaaatgcctgtcgttaaaagaaaattcaaaaaatgtgtatgtgtgcatcgttcattctcagctgtgagctaaccatttttatttttatttttatttgttcatttttgtgtttatcgttgtgggtatcactcaatatgtgtgtaggtttattttaatttttacattgttttaggaatttttgtttaatttgaaaaaaaaaaaaagaaagaaagcaaaagagtgaaggaaaatcggtttgggcccaaagaaATAAAACAATGCAGGCCCAAACAGACACTCGAatccagtccaaaaccggctgcctaagcagcaattcaaacgacgccgtatgagggcgttcgatctgagccatccgtccaggccaatccaacggctcagggcctctatcagtaacccgtttcaaaatccgacccaaataaccagcctgacccaaccccccacttaaaccaaacgacctcgtttaactaccaaacgaccccgtctcatttctcaggatcagatctaagccgttgagatcatctgatctaacggctcagatccaatcagcctccccgtatataagcctcctatcgtaccccgcaccccctataccaaccccacccttcatcgtccccaaacccaaatctgaaaccccccgaaccctagcagccgccccagtatccctcgccattaaagccggcggcatgaacgccgatgaccgcctcctgaacaccctaggaccacctcactgtcctgaacacgaatccactaaccacgagcctcgaatcactttcgttcgtctcgaatcttcatttgaagatttgagtcgaacccggatctatgccaaaccatcccatcttcataccagacactcccctgaccttcctcgtgaccaaaccaaacttggtttggtccgaatctacccacaactccctaaaaatcagatctggaaatccagactttagaacacatgcacctggggaatccggccggtttggacatgggtttgaggtctaatagaccttaatcaaggcgttctcatgtgagaacaccctgattaaagtttgttcggcctcaaaagttcgaagttgaatcagatttgggtctgcttgatttaaacattttcggtaagttttcctttcttttgtgttagttttgattaagtggtcagcatgtttcgttgtgtttgtttgttatttttttgttatttttcattcggatttcttcatctctgtaaagaccttttatttggtcgattggtttctgtgtatgatttaaatgtatcctatgataagcatgtccgattagtatagtcgtcgcatgaataaacttatataggttcctagtgactgaccaagttgtccgaagccctttaggtccctgtatgtgttgtttatttgaacgactgatcattacctgttatgattagtatagtcgactcgataaatgtcgtcgatcagttttctataactaatgaatcgaatgagctaataatgtcgcatgactaattgaactttgccattgactgaatgccccagcactgtttgaaatggtttgtttgcattgtgaaactgactgaaaaggttcagtccaggcagttttgaatttgaactttcatcagttcaaaaatgccctgatgctgcaataggcagggcagtaataatcaaggtcaagcaggggtattctggggtttgaaaaaggcagaaaaggttagtttaaatgaagctggcaagtagggtactaattaagattaaactaatactaatggggagcaagacacaagggtatggggcttaaattgaataaaaaagggatgcccataactcctgattaaacaagaccaggcgtggggaacaaaaggggctggcaccaaagatgcttaggcatgggtttaaagggtatgggtattctgccaattggcagggcaggcagctcagctgcactagtgcatttggcctataaagagGCCATTGGAGAACTTAAAGAGGGCTGGACTTTTGAGTCTTCAGAAAGAAAaaactttagtctgaagagaggtctagtgagtcccaaatcacaatagcgtaaacacaaggtagtttccaatagacattgtaaccaaacactgcctgaaagttgtacaagagtgcatattggtcaaagctgtcttggccaagttctgttgcttgcattggctgagttgtttgttggttgttgaactgttagttttactgcatttgaaccctcagttactgctgttatttccttactctttcctgggattgctggcttggtttcgactatctgctagtccttgtattttgggagatattgttggttatctgtggttgtggaaaacacttggtttagttggttgttgctgtgttgttgctgtgtgtctgctgctgctgtatttactgcatactgcccagctgatcattcctttcttcttttgttctctataccaggtacacacctaatacactgtcagatgtaattggaaattgaggatgaatacaaaaatgagaaaacctgaagaatgtcttttatacgtagattgttgcattaaatatcatgtaatgtagaatgattttttttattttggtttggaTGCTGGAAGCAGCTTGCCCGcctagtaaatatcaatgtatggggattgaatgttagttgtatatgtaggctgttagatgaatattcctaatgcagtaggttgtatcccagacttaggtttaaattgtgtaacatactctttaatgtaggccagacatgtaaactatccactattagtatagttctttccccttttgctagtttgtcacatataaattgataaagaacaaagaatcagttctaggcctccaccccaggaaggccgagcccaaatcgaaaatcagctaggcctgtatcggaaaaacagggcccaagtcgggccatctcgcatgagctgggtttgggcccataatttgcgactagttgtccataaatgcagtcacgttttattattctgtagtagcactttaaatccggttttataatcaactaaggctatttactgctttcaattgatagagacaaacacgacgagaaacatagttgctataggatatcccttaaaaataacaacgagatgagcctcgataaaaataaacaaaacgcagatacggggcccttgttaaatgcatattagtgaagcatttagtttccaggacgggttgtttagcaaatctcacaactctcctaaaaataacaatgcgttagactctttaggacgcgccttaataaatctcaccttcttaaactcgggtgcgcatttatgtgacccaaatccaattctcaacggagtcgaaatgtgtttctaatcacgggtacattgattgtgacgtggttcgagatgcgtgtccatgacgttgcaaattcatttttttttaaaaaaaaataagaatgagatgagcctcgccaaataaaaatacaaattgcggggccctcagtaaatatttgctttaaaaattgtttagacttcgggatggaccgtttagtaaaattccacggtcctacccaaaataaatacgctagtcgctttaggcgcgcctttaataatttaatttccttaaaatcgggtgcacattgatgtgacccaaatccaaatctcaacggagtcaaagtgtgtcgacgaccgcgggtacattgattgtaacgcggttcgagatacattttcacaacgttgcaattcttgataaaaacagtaaatgataaaagcggttaaaagttaaattttgcacataagttcacacttgtataaaatcagataatcaagccgaatataacagttgagcgaccgtgctagaaccacggaactcgggaatgcctaacaccttctcccgggttaacagaattccttatccggatttctggtacgcagactgtaatatggagtcattcttttcctcgattcgggattaaaattggtgacttgggacaccctaaatctcccaagtggcgactctgaaataattaaaccaatcccgtttcgattgtcctttaattggaaaaaactcccttgcaccccatcgggtgcggaaaaaggaggtgtgacagctctggcgactctgctggggaccagacccagaaccactggttcagggttaagaattcgagcttagaataattgttattatttggctttatttattatctgattttattattatttgttttagcctaaatgtgcaaaatgctacttttaccgctttgatattatttgaactgtatataaactgtgccgaaacccttctcttcttacctctggggatgtgcttactggttgagactccctattctgttagtgtcgtaccctaaataaaagaggctcggaaagtttctaagccggctggccttttggttcccggaaaggagctccttcctcaactcgagttgtccgctcgggtacactgtctagaacaccgacccaggttttgaacatagaataacgtgacttcatgccggatccctagtaggaacgcttatttgcatcatgttgcatatgacttaggggactcaacacaggggttgggtccgtctaggactagcaacctgatatgaaaagaccattctgatgcatcctattgttgtccgtgcatttatttgtctcatgcccgcatgctgaccggtgtttgaatatttggaatattgtggaaaaaaaaagagtgaaataacggttaggaattgatcgtttattgttgaaaaaaaagaaaaaaaacaaatactgtcaaaactctgccaaaaaaagtcgttgttctgtttttcaaaaaagaaaaaaaaaatataaataaaatatcaatagaaatatagagtttgtcttgtttttaaaatggttttttatgaaaataataataaaaagagtcttgtgttgtctttacttttattatttgttgcaaatatatgtatatatatatatatatatgaaaaattcaaaagtattgctttacttcaaaatgtatatatatatctttatttgtggcaaaagtatttgtcttgctaaaggtctagaaaagtccttttaggctcccagttttcgaaacaaaaatccaaaatattttccgttattgacttctttagaaagtttttatatatatatacgaaaattcaaaattcacaaaaaatcgcatatattttgtttttatcaggataagtgtcgtttgttaaaatcttattaataaatgtgcagaatgagcacgattccgaatgaacccttttcaatcatgaataaaatccccctccaattgcggctctggtggaatgatttgggcaaagaagggcatgacgaaatcaagaagtatctgaaaggcctcacgagtttgttggatatcaggccacgaggagatatcataagggcactagtcccccactgggatcctgcgcacaatgtcttccgtttctcagattttgaacttaccccaactttagaagaaatagcagggtatatcggcagcgctgagactcctttgaggcacaaatatctgattgctccaagagctgtagcaatacaccggttcctggactccttaaagatagtcagaacaattcataaccctgacttggcaaaaggtttttgcagcatgagtttcatatatcaaagatatggtcacataggaggattcgacaagccagaaaaccagttgtgcagcaaaggtaatcgccaaaagtgggaagaacatagacggattgctttcatgatagctttcttaggactactagtattcccaagaaaagacgggaatattgacataaagatagcaggggtcgtcagtacgttgctcacacagagtgatagtacgttggcgcccatgatagtatctgatatattccgggcactcacttcttgcaaagccggaggaagctttttcgagggttgcaatttgttgttgcaaatgtggatgaccgaacacctatgtcaccgagcccagtttctgagccatggatccgctggaaagacctgcatagaggagttctataccagagttaatgaaacctacctaccagaaggagtcacagcatggacctcatatttccataccctcaacgccagtcaaatacagtgggcgctaggatggttaccgatcgacgaagtcatatacatgccagcagccaggccccattttctcttaatgggacttaagagcattcaaccatacgcgccgcatcgggttttaaggcaacttgggaggtatcagatagtgccgaaagacgaggatctgagcatccaggtaatcgagatcagtcccgacggccagtttcctgaagcaagggttcgtcaaatttggagccaatgtcaatacttagaagcaaatacttgtgtaatgaatcgggcaaaaggggaagtttcgcccgggtatcaggcctggtacaaaggggagacatcatctggaagaccgaccaaaagacctcacctgcaagaatttgccaaatcttcacaagaacagtggggctggttggccaaagagcaggaatatcttgtcaaagcaggcaaactgaagcaacaagttcaggatatgaagtttgagtgccaattacagtctgctgcccacaagggagaaaagaacaaaaggtGCGATAggtcggaggcagcgcctgcaacgagtcataagggattatgaactgagcatcgggacattaagggaaacgaatgcctctcttcaagagaggatcttcaagcaaacacgagatgcccaagccgacagaaggcaatgttacgaggcaatgaccagaatggaaaggcagatGGAGATGTTCCAAGACCGGCTTGCCAGCAATGCacaaacactaggattgaagaaccgacagataaggcagttgttcgcggaaagggacaacattcggggaaagatcgacgagatcgggcattacatctacatgagatgcctggcatgcgagcaaaagcctcgaaagaccctccttgtttccatcatgggttgcgtccaccgaatcatgaatgagctgaaaaacctgcagagggacctcacacctagggccgcggaaaggccgaatgatgcctcgcgggtccctaagttggaaaattaatctttggttgagtcctgtttatttggctttgtcgcttttccatatgttgttttcctttcttttagtcaaaacgggttaagaactgtggagtctgtactattgctattcctcgcttgatgtaatttgtaatagcaaaattttgagaatgaatttaatgatttcacaagaattgtgtgtttctttactttgaggcagaactacgcctggtctgattcacgcggggacgtgatacgtaggcaatccccataagattcgaccgcttttaataaataaagaaaaaatgtaaataaaataaaacgcggggtttcgcaaaatactttaaaaagagacgaatgaacaaaccgggatgacgcatgtggtttgaagcaaagcatgtagaaacggttaactgcctaggtgcattgcatcctctatgtgttatgatcaaatctgttaagctctaacactaacaaagtttgttgttgtctgataccagacagttagttgttaaagaattctggcaacacattcataccaaaccagatccaaaggaccggtagcaacaagcatgactacttcagagaatagtaatgaggaagaaaggccgatgagccagttgctaaaagaggcaatggaaaagattgaaaggatgggactagagatgcatgcaatgcagctagccctggccaaaacgcaaaagagccctgagacactgggacacgtgccggagtaccctcactctggcccttccacaagccgcccaaatcccctctatcatcaagaaagaagccctcatgattcccaagctccaccaccccatcaacctctcccaacacccaatattcccatttttgtgggacctgcatcagcccctttgcagcgaacgaccagtgagccattgtttcaggctcacgataca contains:
- the LOC104221204 gene encoding large ribosomal subunit protein uL24z-like; protein product: MKYNPRVSSSRRKSRKAHFTAPSSVRRVLMSAPLSSDLRTKYNVRSMPVRKDDEVQVVRGTYKGREGKVVQVYRKKWVIHIERITREKVNGSTVNVGIHPSKVVVTKLRLDKDRKSLLDRKAKGRAAADKDKGTKFTAEDIMQTVD